A genomic window from Lycium barbarum isolate Lr01 chromosome 4, ASM1917538v2, whole genome shotgun sequence includes:
- the LOC132637336 gene encoding uncharacterized protein LOC132637336, which translates to MKISKRFCMPDIPKYNGTTDLNENVTAYTCAIKGNDLADDERESVLLKKFGEILSKGAMIWYHNLPEHSIDSFAMLADAFVKAHAGAIEAFTKGLNARSSIISIELKQNLIEYPAIAWADVHTRYQSNIRVEDNKILRDALVSWHSDKGRDHSRRVVDRDSRSSHDRYQPYPLDRRGNGHNSESGKNDRRNDRRNGRGQNSRGLINRNAIDRAPGNKETPTLSEYNFCVDVATIAAAVIRNKERRHSRPIQSDPEKRDKSLICKYHHTHGHRTEDCRQLREEVARLFNLGHLREFLSERAKTHFKNLDSNKQDRPEEPQQVIHMIMGGTDVPIGPVVKRTKISITREKRIRNDDPDGPITFNDEDMEGIAQPYNDALIRSYRQYGSSTDSTSTKGEITLPINMAGTAQQIKFYVIEGDMGYNALLDRPWIHLMRAVPSTMHQVLKFSTLEGIKIIRGEQQAAKEMFEVEESVKNIKAPDRNEGKDAK; encoded by the exons ATGAAAATCTCCAAGAGATTTTGCATGCCTGATATCCCGAAGTACAATGGGACAACAGACCTAAATGAGAATGTGACTGCGTATACGTGTGCTATTAAGGGCAATGATCTCGCCGATGACGAAAGGGAATCAGTACTACTTAAGAAATTTGGGGAGATTCTGTCAAAGGGGGCTATGATTTGGTATCATAACTTGCCCGAGCACTCGATTGATTCATTTGCCATGCTCGCTGATGCTTTTGTTAAGGCCCATGCTGGGGCCATCGAG GCTTTCACCAAGGGGCTCAATGCGAGGAGCTCGATCATATCTATAGAGCTAAAACAAAACTTGATAGAGTACCCGGCAATCGCCTGGGCTGATGTGCACACCAGGTATCAGTCGAATATCAGGGTCGAAGATAATAAGATTCTGAGAGATGCTTTAGTATCATGGCATTCCGATAAAGGGAGGGATCATTCGAGGAGAGTGGTAGATCGGGATTCCAGATCATCACATGACAGGTACCAGCCTTACCCGCTCGATCGAAGGGGGAACGGGCACAATAGCGAATCAGGAAAGAATGATAGGAGGAACGATCGAAGGAATGGTCGAGGTCAAAATAGTCGTGGTTTGATAAACAGAAATGCTATCGATAGAGCTCCGGGAAACAAAGAAACTCCTACGTTATCCGAGTACAACTTTTGCGTCGATGTAGCAACCATAGCGGCGGCCGTTATCCGTAACAAAGAAAGAAGACATTCGAGGCCAATCCAATCTGATCCAGAGAAGCGAGATAAAAGTCTTATTTGTAAGTATCATCATACTCATGGCCATCGGACCGAGGACTGTCGTCAGCTGAGAGAGGAAGTCGCTCGTCTGTTCAATTTGGGACATCTTCGAGAATTCCTAAGTGAACGAGCAAAAACCCATTTCAAGAACCTGGACTCCAACAAGCAGGATAGGCCGGAAGAGCCTCAACAGGTGATACATATGATCATGGGAGGAACTGACGTTCCCATCGGGCCGGTTGTGAAACGCACCAAAATTTCCATAACGAGGGAGAAGCGTATCCGGAATGATGACCCCGATGGTCCTATCACGTTCAATGACGAGGACATGGAAGGCATCGCCCAGCCGTATAACGACGCACTG ATCAGATCATACCGGCAATACGGATCCTCAACGGATTCAACATCGACGAAGGGTGAGATCACTTTACCGATCAATATGGCAGGAACTGCAcaacaaataaaattttatgtgatagaggGAGACATGGGATACAATGCATTGCTGGACAGACCGTGGATTCACCTCATGAGGGCGGTTCCCTCGACTATGCATCAGGTATTGAAATTTTCGACCCTAGAAGGTATCAAAATCATCCGCGGTGAACAGCAGGCCGCAAAAGAAATGTTTGAGGTTGAAGAATCCGTTAAGAATATAAAGGCGCCAGATCGGAACGAAGGGAAGgatgccaaatag